A single window of Plasmodium reichenowi strain SY57 chromosome 14, whole genome shotgun sequence DNA harbors:
- a CDS encoding hypothetical protein (conserved Plasmodium protein, unknown function), with protein MWKGIVLRYKNVSGHVTSKMNDIEFKKLQMKWNDININLNMCDVMPCNKSNKEKLEIKSLNLIKHINKNKYDFVVFGIGYVDYDKILKSFNRANLIQRRMIDSIHVNLKKVNGQYISIIQLCLLLNIPHFCLGRDRLTELTSIGTALFSSPKEILSILYYFLINSEEEMNKKNLKQNDTIKNKIYNNNNKYNNENKNMEYNLEYNSPNFYKALITENALYLLYNLHANLLKILKSKYYNPSYVNNADGCDKYMNYGNEKKNNKYYKQKFLKFFNETTYDQINMLRNQMKKTELYNDFYIPEEKKNVNILIICDGVCIDSFYHLVQTNLPYWHNVNPFYNELFLLEKKNTYKFTLSIFLFIIAPIAWTLTFLLKYFYNLWVEYFTKGKMITVGGDAFFPNSNLIDLNDTNENIQNDYKQFLNTLNNDKVELETISLLGGLLQWYKNKSRN; from the coding sequence atgtGGAAGGGTATTGTGTTAAGGTATAAAAATGTGAGTGGGCATGTTACATCAAAAATGAATGATATAGAGTTTAAAAAGTTACAAATGAAATGGAATgatataaacataaatcTTAATATGTGTGATGTCATGCCATGTAATAAGAgtaataaagaaaaattagaaataaaaagtcttaatttaataaaacatattaataaaaataaatacgATTTTGTAGTATTTGGTATTGGATATGTTgattatgataaaattttaaaatctTTTAATAGAGCGAATTTGATTCAAAGAAGAATGATTGATTCTATTCATGTCAATTTAAAAAAGGTGAATGGtcaatatatatcaataatACAACTATGTTTATTATTGAATATACCACATTTTTGTTTAGGTAGGGATAGATTAACAGAGTTGACAAGTATAGGTACAGCCTTATTTAGTAGCCCTAAAGAAATACTATCcattttgtattattttcttattaacAGTGAGGAagaaatgaataaaaagaatttaaaacaaaatgataccataaaaaataaaatatataataataataataaatataataatgagaataaaaatatggaatATAATTTAGAATATAATTCTCCCAATTTTTATAAAGCATTAATTACAGAAAATGCtctttatttgttatataacCTTCATGctaatttattaaaaatattaaaatcaaaatattataatccATCCTATGTTAATAATGCTGATGGGTgtgataaatatatgaattatggaaatgaaaaaaagaataataaatattataaacaaaaGTTCTTAAAGTTTTTTAATGAAACTACATATGACCAAATTAATATGTTAAGAAATCAAATGAAGAAGACCGAACTTTATAatgatttttatatacctgaagaaaaaaaaaatgtaaatatattaattatatgtgATGGTGTATGTATAGATTCTTTTTATCATTTGGTTCAAACTAATTTACCATATTGGCATAATGTCAatcctttttataatgaattatttttattagaaaaaaaaaatacatataaatttacACTTTCCatatttctatttataATTGCACCAATAGCTTGGACActaacatttttattaaaatatttctataattTGTGGGTAGAATACTTTACAAAAGGTAAAATGATAACTGTAGGAGGGGATGCCTTCTTTCCGAATTCCAATTTGATTGATCTTAATGatacaaatgaaaatatacaaaacgattataaacaatttttaaatacattaaataatgataaggTTGAATTAGAAACCATTAGTTTACTTGGAGGATTATTACAGTggtataaaaataaaagtagaaactga
- a CDS encoding acetyl-CoA acetyltransferase, putative: MLINNVRKVFIVGFARTPIGALGGCISHIPVHKLACATILKALERSQIEKEHVDCLIFGQSFSSGCGPVPLQKIAISTGMHINTKTYLVNNLCCSGLDSITIGYDLIRGGKDACVVGSMECMSQSPYFLKNLRTEKYSLGNNILRDSIIHDGYDFMVNNKELKTNNSMELFCKKYNIPRVDLDEYVINSFKRTASAYSENLIQQELFPLVIQKNKNKMQVEKSVIDSDEIYKNYNIDKICNLNSESIITNYNIAPFADGACALVLMSEQKLKELDINPIAEIITYDNASVFPDEFPFSIPYSIEKCLKKINKSFIDYYEINELSALSVIFAMKKLNIDLSNININGGALSLGHPTAVSGSRIVISLITVLKNYDMKLGCASINNYLGSSTSIIVENAY; this comes from the exons ATGTTAATAAATAACGTGAGAAAGGTTTTTATTGTTGGTTTCGCTAGGACCCCCATTGGCGCATTAGGTGGATGTATTTCACATATACCGGTTCACAAATTAG CTTGTGCTACCATTTTAAAAGCTCTTGAGAGAAGTCAAATAGAGAAAGAACATGTTGATTGCTTAATTTTTGGCCAATCATTTTCTAGTGGTTGTGGTCCGGTACCATTGCAGAAAATTGCCATATCAACCG GTATGCATATAAATACCAAAACTTATCTTGTGAATAATCTATGCTGTAGTGGTTTAGATTCTATAACGATTGGATATGATCTAATTAGGGGGGGTAAAGATGCATGTGTCGTAGGTTCTATGGAATGCATGTCTCAAAgtccatattttttaaaaaactTGAGAACAGAGAAATATAGTTTaggtaataatatattaagagATAGTATTATACATGATGGTTATGATTTCATGGTGAACAATAAAGAGTTGAAGACAAATAATAGCATGGAATTgttttgtaaaaaatataacatacCAAGAGTTGATTTAGATGaatatgttataaattcttttaaaaGAACTGCTAGTGCATATAGTGAAAATTTAATTCAGCAAGAGTTATTTCCTTTAgtaatacaaaaaaataaaaataaaatgcAAGTAGAAAAATCGGTAATTGATTCtgatgaaatatataaaaattataatatagataaaatTTGTAATTTAAATAGTGAATCGATAATAACGAATTATAATATAGCACCGTTTGCTGATGGAGCTTGTGCTCTTGTATTAATGAGTGAACagaaattaaaagaattagATATAAACCCAATAGCAgaaattattacatatgATAATGCTTCAGTATTTCCAGATGAATTTCCTTTTAGTATTCCTTATAGTATAGAGAAATgtttaaagaaaataaataaatcttttattgattattatgaaaTTAATGAATTATCAGCTCTTAGTGTTATTTTTGctatgaaaaaattaaatatagaTCTATCcaatataaacataaatgGTGGAGCATTATCTTTAGGTCATCCTACTGCTGTATCTGGTTCAAGAATTGTCATCTCATTAATAAcagttttaaaaaattatgatatgAAGTTAGGGTGTGCttctataaataattaCCTAGGTTCATCAACATCTATTATAGTGGAAAATGCatattga
- a CDS encoding hypothetical protein (conserved Plasmodium protein, unknown function) produces MFSLIRSVFSNIQNEDDLKILIIGEGGSGKSSLFNLISSYNNKSKYEILNTSLSKNESTSNCALGFNTTKIKFHKNCLKIYDLQGTADNTIEIYDCYYHDSDVIFYVIDSKYESHIFKTIIYLSCLFMNNEEKKRMDNEQFFKPIIILANKSDDGTSFFSAPCISNYIKSIDIYKNDTFWQYAISNDNIFLNFYLNALYEKLCNYFFINNISFEQFLKEQSIHNYNDNNKYSDDHLNFQDKKKMNNLINDIKQKKKTSLTINDIENNNILINLLKQIINENINNYKNMPIQVYNISVHNNKGIYEILLSLFEKKYQSKCDRKNTNQIIKKELSNAETIVTTPNKEKTNVQNSMNDRQEETTTYLNSSKNNIYNVSNNNLNNECFSYTHENNTKIIEGKNNDTNVSSQHNNFLMYEYDNKGINLFIDHIQYLYFHKENDVNIFPEDLYLWNNQNLKYKKEFSSSKKKKKKKNLIKGVQEKINLKEIPEHEHSEEIKPSKEDTNIIQAKYLIEKESANISSSKSFKKNINLDNETVQKKREDHENILCMHNENRIENKNIRLPKYDINNPIEMKQNTMIVESFSHDKENGVIQKDTPVKQTSGVHYDVQKKMNHMKTLDEHLKDNERKTTNSFLVEGSTYEVGEEDETKEEDEEIYKRVHKAIYFEKIEKDKNDLKDNIKKVQIEEQINEKCYSSYLENEKKNDASDNNQMKKKKKSSIDKTFDKTNCLDNYNYMNKKDNDDDKTNYIYKNKINKKRYTIIEKIKKKKKKFLFKKKQLMNDTDENSSNSVEDINTMNIMRIDSLNEI; encoded by the coding sequence CATCAAATTGTGCCTTAGGTTTTAATacaacaaaaataaaatttcataaaaattgtctcaaaatatatgatttacAAGGTACAGCAGATAATACAATAGAAATTTATGATTGTTATTATCACGATAGTgatgtaatattttatgtaattGATTCAAAATATGAGAgtcatatttttaaaacgattatttatttatcatgtttatttatgaataatgaagaaaagaaaagaatgGATAATGaacaattttttaaacCTATTATTATACTAGCAAATAAATCTGATGATGGAacatcttttttttcagCTCCTTGTATttcaaattatataaaatctatagatatttataaaaatgatacCTTTTGGCAATATGCTATATCAAATGataatatctttttaaatttttatctGAATGCTctatatgaaaaattatgtaattattttttcataaataatatttcgTTTGAacaatttttaaaagaacaatctatacataattataatgataataataaatatagtgatgatcatttaaatttccaagacaaaaaaaaaatgaataatcttattaatgatataaaacaaaagaaaaaaacgTCTTTAACCATAAAtgatatagaaaataataatatacttattaatctattaaaacaaataataaatgagaatattaataattataagaatatgCCAATACAAGTCTACAATATTAGtgtacataataataaaggaATTTACGAAATACTTCTATCCctttttgaaaaaaaatatcaaaGTAAATGTGatagaaaaaatacaaatcaaataataaaaaaagaactTTCTAATGCTGAAACAATAGTAACAACACcaaataaagaaaaaacaaatgtTCAAAACAGTATGAATGATCGACAAGAAGAAACAACTACTTATTTGAATTCATccaaaaataatatttataatgtatcaaataataatttaaacaATGAATGTTTTTCTTATACACAcgaaaataatacaaaGATTATagaaggaaaaaataatgacaCCAATGTATCCTCAcaacataataattttcttatgtatgaatatgataataaaggaattaatttatttatcgACCATATCCAATATTTATACTTTCATAAGGAAAATGATGTGAACATATTTCCAGaagatttatatttatggaataatcaaaatttgaaatataaaaaagaatttagcagttcaaaaaaaaaaaaaaaaaaaaaaaacttaaTAAAAGGAGtacaagaaaaaataaatctaAAAGAAATACCAGAACATGAACATTCTGAAGAAATTAAACCCTCAAAGGAGGACACAAACATAATACAAgcaaaatatttaatagaaaaagaaaGTGCTAATATATCTAGTAGTaaatcatttaaaaaaaatataaatttagACAATGAAACagtacaaaaaaaaagagaagatcatgaaaatattttatgtatgCATAATGAAAATCgaatagaaaataaaaatataagattaccaaaatatgatataaataaccCAATAGAAATGAAACAAAATACCATGATAGTAGAATCATTTTCTCatgataaagaaaatggTGTGATACAAAAGGATACACCTGTTAAACAAACAAGTGGTGTTCATTATGATGtacagaaaaaaatgaaccATATGAAAACCTTAGATGAGCATTTGAAGGATAATGAAAGAAAAACTACAAATTCATTTCTTGTGGAAGGAAGCACGTACGAAGTAGGAGAAGAAGATGAAACTAAAGAAGAAGACGAAGAAATATACAAACGTGTACACAAAGCaatttattttgaaaagATAGAAAAGGACaaaaatgatttaaaagataatataaagaaagTACAAATAGAAGAAcaaattaatgaaaaatgtTACAGTAGTTATttagaaaatgaaaaaaagaatgatGCTTCAGATAATAatcaaatgaaaaaaaaaaaaaaaagttcTATTGACAAAACGTTTGATAAAACAAATTGTTtagataattataattatatgaataaaaaagataatgatgatgataaaacaaattatatatataaaaataaaataaataaaaaaagatatactattatagaaaaaattaaaaaaaaaaaaaaaaaattcttgtttaaaaaaaaacaactTATGAACGACACAGATGAAAATTCTAGTAATTCTGTGGAAGATATTAATACAATGAATATAATGCGCATAGATTCGTTGAATGAAATATGA